The genomic region aaAATGAACGTTGATGGACACAAATGGACACAAATTAATATTCATGAAGATAAAtgaaaacaaacgaacacaaacaagagtTTATGAGCAGAAGATACAATACATTGACACTTATTACATATTTTATTTGTCAACTTttcaagtatttaaataaaatattaaaacgaaaataatgaactatcgaacacgttagcaaacgttcacgaacataataaacgaacgaatgtgacctctgttcatgtttgttcatttaactaaacaaacgaaatttcttgtttgtgttcgtttgtttaataaacgaacgaaaacaaacaaacttctcactgaacgattcacgaactgttcgtcaaacgtttggttcgtttgcagccctagtgaGAAGAGAAAAATGGTGATTCATTAGTGAGAAGAGGAAACTGGTATCGTGAAGGTGATGAAGAATCATGTGTTAAGGTTTTTCATTGAAGTTAAAGAAGAGCAGATGTTACTGTGTagtttttgtgggttttacaagaAGAGAAACCAAAATCACAAATATAACATGTGAGTGAATTTAACATATGAAATTAATTTGGTTAGTCGTAAAGGATTGAACGCGTAACAAAATTAAACTTAAAGGTTGTTTTAGGAAGTTTTAAACATAAATGCTGATACCTGCAAGTTTGAGGAAACGTAAAGGACGTTTTATGTAGTTTACTCTAAAATCGTTAGTTTTAAAGAATAATATTAAACTAAACAAACATAATATCTTAAAAATGATTTAATGAATTATTAGGTGATATTATCTAATAAGATTAGGAGTGAGAAACTATAAGTTAAAAActacctattttggtaaatacttttgaAACTACCTATTTTAGTAAATAAGTTTTTAAAAAAGTCGATGAAGTTGGTGAAATTTAGATAAAAAAGAGTATGATCAAATGATTGTATAGCACATGATGCACACAACCTCACACAACCTAAGCTATATGAAAATGGTTTACGACCACACGAACACGATAATACGATACGAACCTACACTAAGTTAATAGGTTTCTTGTTTAACTTTAACATGTTTCGTGTTTATAACAGGTCGACACAATAAAACCTGTTTAATTTCATGTCGTTTTCGTGTTTACTCctttcgtgttcgtgtcttaacaggtcgtggTTGTGTCTTAACATGTCATGTCAGACACAATATGACATGTTAAGACCTATTAACCATTATACAATACATGTTATTACTTGTTAATGGCTAAATACCAAACATGAAGTAAGAGGTTGTGTTCATGTCTTAACATGTCGTGTCCGTGTCTTAACAGGTTGTATGATACGTTGGTAAAATTTTCATGTCTAAATAGGTCGtttcgtgtaacctgtttattaTCATGTTCGTGTTTGGAAAATCCGATACGACaagatttcgtgtcgtgttcCTGTTTACCTGTTTCAGGTTTGTGTCTTATCGTTTTCAGGTCTTAACAGGTTGGGTTGACACGATATGCCAGTCCTATACGACCTCATACAAGATATATGTAAATTTAACATATACAAGCTCTCTTATATGATGCACACATTTCATACAACAATGTTGTTCAATAAAGTAGTTGTTACAAATGCAAATTAAATAAATTCAAAATAGGATAGGAATTAAAAAGATTAGGGTTTTAAACTTTTTCCCCATGTATGTGATATATCCCTCTTCTATTATATTCAAAAACCCTGTAAAATCTATTTTTTCgaacatttttttaatttatgtgGAGCATCGAAGAGAAAAAAATACAAAAGCAGTTGGGTCCGCTGAATTCTTTTAGAAGAAGCGAAATGGAAATACACGCTTCTTCCTATTCTGATAAGAGGGTGATTGCttgcagtggcggaactagaccttcaactcaggggtatcccaaaaatTTTTAGAGGTGTCCTTGTACTTGTTCAGGGGTGTCTGtgtataaaaatcgaaaaaaaaaattttttttacactACTGGTAAAAtcttgagccgtagcccgggctacgcccgTTTACACTACAGGTCCGCCCCTAATTGCTTGCATTGGTGATGGCAGCTTTCAAGTATATATACAACTTAACCTGAATCTCATTGATCTAAATACCGTTTTTTTTTAACTCAATAGTTTTTATTGATTAATTACAGGTTACTGCCCAAGATGTGTCCACAATGCTGCGATGTGGGCAGAACTCCATCATCTTCTTGATAAACAATGGTGGCTACACCATTGAAGTTGAAATCCATGATGGGCCTTACAATGTGATCAAGAATTGGAACTACACTGGATTGGTTGATGCGGTCCGCAATGGAGAGGGCAAGTGTTGGACTACAAAGGTAAGATTGTTATTTTGACACGTTTATTTATAAACGGAACGATTTAGATTGTGTTTTATATTTGTCAGGTCAACTAGCTAAAATGAAACCATTTAGATCCGTTATACATGTTCATTTTAAACTATTTACTCTTGATTGTTTACGATAAAGTTGTTGAAATTTTGAAGGTGGTTTGTGAAGAAGATCTGATTGAAGCAACAAAGACCGCAACCGGAGCTAAAAAGGATTGTTTTTGCTTTATTGAAGTGATGGCTCACAAAGATTATACAAGCAAAGAATTGCTCGAGTAGGGTTCAAGAGTTTCGGCTGCTAACAGCCGTCCCCCGAACCCTCAGTAAAAGCTTTTGCCTACTCTATTTGTTGAATCTCCGGACATTAGTATTTGGTGATGTTATTACTATTTGTTGAATCATCGAACATTAGTATTGGTGATGCTATTAGAAGTGtctattattaatattatatgaTAAAAGTATTGTGGTTTTTTAACGTGTTCAactatttatatataaaaatttgcCTAAAATCAATAACTAAAAGTAAATCGTGGTTTTTTAACGTGTTTAActgtttatatataaatatttgcctaaaatcaataattaaaaGTAAATCAACTTAAATGAAAGATACTACATCTATGTTGTAATTATTTAAgaagtaaaatgcacggatagtccctgtggtttgtcaaagtAATAGGTTTAGTCCCCAACTTTAGGAAATTACACTTGTGCTCCTGtagtttgacaagttgttactcggatagtctctAGAGTGGATGACCTTTAGTTTGCACCGTTAAGTTGgtgtaaaatgacaaaaatacccttattagTAAAAGAACAATAATTAAACACTAAAAAAACGTAAT from Helianthus annuus cultivar XRQ/B chromosome 10, HanXRQr2.0-SUNRISE, whole genome shotgun sequence harbors:
- the LOC110881729 gene encoding pyruvate decarboxylase 3, encoding MLRCGQNSIIFLINNGGYTIEVEIHDGPYNVIKNWNYTGLVDAVRNGEGKCWTTKVVCEEDLIEATKTATGAKKDCFCFIEVMAHKDYTSKELLE